A genomic region of Planctomycetota bacterium contains the following coding sequences:
- a CDS encoding M42 family metallopeptidase, whose product MDKAKLGLLKKLVDANGVPGYEGEISDIIASEMKGLTNLSYDKMGCIICEKKGANASPKIMIPGHMDEIGFMTTLITEEGFIKFTALGGWLPQYLVAQRVIIKTTKGNLHGIIGSKPIHLMSDEERKKPTEIKALYIDIGVKDKKGALEAGVKPGDPIIPVGPFTVMADSDYLLAKAWDDRIGCAIFIEVIKALKGRRHPNTVYGVGTVQEEVGTRGAQTAAHKINPDVALICDVGLAQDVPGGEKGVGVLGKGPMITIYDAGMIPNLALRDFIIEVAEKNKIPYQIQALERGATDGRPIHIHAGGVPCVYLGVATRYIHSHSGIIHAADYENIIKLLTEVVMKLDEKQVRKFSK is encoded by the coding sequence ATGGATAAAGCAAAGCTCGGTCTCTTAAAAAAGCTGGTGGATGCCAATGGAGTTCCCGGGTATGAAGGGGAAATATCCGATATCATCGCCAGCGAGATGAAAGGATTAACCAATTTAAGTTATGACAAAATGGGGTGCATCATCTGTGAAAAGAAAGGGGCAAACGCCTCGCCGAAAATCATGATCCCCGGCCATATGGATGAAATCGGGTTTATGACAACTCTTATTACCGAGGAAGGATTTATCAAGTTTACGGCATTAGGCGGATGGCTTCCCCAATATCTGGTCGCCCAGCGCGTTATTATTAAAACGACCAAAGGCAATCTCCACGGAATCATCGGATCGAAGCCGATTCATCTGATGAGTGATGAGGAACGTAAAAAGCCTACGGAAATCAAAGCTCTTTACATAGATATAGGCGTTAAGGACAAAAAAGGCGCGCTAGAAGCCGGGGTAAAACCGGGCGACCCGATTATCCCGGTCGGCCCTTTTACCGTCATGGCGGATTCAGATTACCTTTTGGCCAAGGCATGGGACGACCGTATCGGCTGTGCCATATTTATCGAGGTAATCAAGGCGCTTAAAGGCCGAAGGCACCCCAATACCGTCTACGGAGTCGGCACGGTCCAGGAAGAAGTCGGCACCCGCGGCGCGCAGACCGCCGCACATAAGATTAATCCGGATGTTGCCTTAATCTGCGACGTCGGGCTGGCGCAGGATGTCCCGGGCGGAGAAAAAGGCGTCGGGGTCCTGGGAAAAGGGCCGATGATTACCATTTATGATGCGGGCATGATACCTAACCTGGCGCTTCGTGATTTTATTATCGAAGTAGCCGAAAAGAATAAAATTCCTTACCAGATACAAGCCCTGGAACGCGGCGCCACGGACGGGCGACCCATCCATATCCATGCAGGAGGCGTGCCTTGCGTTTATCTGGGCGTTGCCACCCGTTATATCCACAGCCATTCGGGGATTATCCACGCGGCTGATTATGAAAATATCATTAAGCTTCTGACCGAAGTGGTCATGAAACTAGATGAAAAACAAGTGCGAAAGTTCAGTAAATAA
- a CDS encoding sigma-70 family RNA polymerase sigma factor, which yields MSAPIEAENNEWAEIPDTELMMRYKKSRDKKAFAELVRRHQKPLLNFFYRFSWDSGISEDLAQEVFIKLAQSSKNYQPRAKFNTFLYTIARMTWMDNLRTRKYRLHPVSLDQGIKDSDKDTTLKEMVVKDPKRPEEKLINKEMIDKVKETMKELHEEHQVIINLCVFQGMSYDDAAEVLKIPLGSVKSRLHFALAKLKELVKP from the coding sequence ATGTCAGCGCCGATTGAAGCCGAGAACAATGAATGGGCAGAAATACCGGATACCGAGCTGATGATGCGGTATAAAAAAAGCCGTGATAAAAAGGCGTTTGCCGAACTGGTCAGGCGGCACCAGAAACCGCTCTTGAACTTCTTTTACCGGTTTTCCTGGGACAGCGGAATATCGGAAGATTTGGCCCAGGAAGTATTTATAAAACTGGCGCAAAGCTCAAAGAACTATCAGCCGCGCGCCAAATTCAACACGTTTTTGTATACGATCGCCCGGATGACCTGGATGGACAATTTAAGGACGCGTAAATACAGGCTCCATCCGGTTTCCCTGGACCAGGGAATTAAAGATTCGGATAAAGACACGACGCTCAAAGAAATGGTCGTAAAAGACCCGAAAAGACCTGAAGAAAAACTGATAAACAAGGAAATGATTGACAAGGTAAAAGAAACCATGAAAGAATTGCATGAGGAACACCAGGTAATAATTAACCTGTGCGTTTTCCAGGGAATGAGTTACGACGATGCCGCAGAGGTGCTGAAAATACCGCTGGGCAGCGTGAAATCCAGACTGCATTTTGCGCTGGCAAAATTAAAGGAATTGGTAAAACCTTAG
- a CDS encoding terpene cyclase/mutase family protein — MCDKNYDLIGYVKNGMAPDEKSAIKSHLDSCAECREELRSIKTLFAAFKEMTEIEPSSNFEYRVMQEIEKIPAPGNIGLYGIPDFVSQKIQTAVARVKYTFRHSSPWALSAAFHVVLFAVLGLLFIKPTQTQIEKDYTIRFIPDNRQTERELIPVDPNTMVFKPNDYRFPRFERDDIPASDIPLPALENPEFVQDINPVQPLETLPDSVWDLRHLPQMVRIDSVKNKNFTDHLVNNRTGVKRKELISQYGGDSSTERAVAQGLDWLKKTQELNGSWDPEKHDGLKDYQVGLTGLSLLTFITDGNSSLKGTHQKTVQAGIKYLLSQQQENGLFGPSALNGKTINYMYNHGIATMAVLEDYCQTRDKTEEKAVTKAVGFIVSAQNTQGGWGYQSANGVNDTSITVWQIFALKLAQTLDIGNTSSALKRASQWLASVTNEDGYVGYRKTNNYPNGPYALTAAGMFSQLFIGWDKNDDLIEKQSKILATQLPKMHPVTQAIDNDYYYWYFGTLAMCKKGGKEWQNWNKHLKETLVKAQETNNTAGAGSWAPEDRWSAYGGRLYTTAMAILTLQTYYRYSNI; from the coding sequence ATGTGCGATAAAAATTATGATTTAATCGGCTACGTGAAAAACGGAATGGCTCCGGATGAAAAATCCGCCATTAAAAGCCACCTTGATTCCTGCGCAGAGTGCCGTGAGGAACTGCGGTCTATCAAGACACTCTTTGCCGCATTCAAAGAAATGACCGAAATAGAGCCTTCTTCCAATTTTGAATACCGGGTAATGCAGGAAATAGAAAAAATACCGGCGCCCGGCAATATCGGGCTCTACGGAATCCCTGATTTTGTCTCGCAGAAAATACAAACCGCCGTTGCCAGGGTTAAATATACTTTCCGGCATTCGTCTCCCTGGGCGCTATCGGCCGCGTTTCACGTTGTCCTCTTTGCCGTTTTGGGGTTGCTCTTTATCAAGCCTACCCAAACCCAAATCGAGAAAGATTATACCATAAGATTTATTCCTGATAACAGGCAAACCGAGCGTGAATTAATACCGGTTGATCCAAACACTATGGTTTTTAAGCCGAATGATTATAGATTTCCGCGTTTCGAAAGGGATGATATCCCTGCCTCTGATATACCCTTGCCGGCTCTTGAAAACCCCGAGTTTGTCCAGGACATAAATCCGGTCCAGCCTTTGGAAACGTTGCCGGATTCGGTCTGGGACCTCCGGCACCTGCCCCAGATGGTCAGGATAGATTCTGTTAAGAACAAGAATTTCACGGACCATTTGGTTAATAACAGGACCGGTGTTAAGCGTAAAGAACTGATTTCGCAATACGGCGGGGATTCTTCAACTGAACGGGCTGTCGCGCAAGGCCTTGATTGGCTCAAGAAAACACAAGAGCTAAACGGGTCGTGGGATCCGGAAAAACATGACGGGCTAAAAGATTACCAAGTCGGCTTGACCGGCCTATCGCTTTTGACATTCATAACCGACGGAAATAGTTCTTTGAAAGGCACTCACCAGAAAACGGTCCAGGCCGGCATAAAATACCTATTGTCACAGCAACAGGAAAACGGTTTGTTCGGTCCTTCAGCCCTAAACGGAAAAACTATTAATTATATGTATAACCACGGAATCGCCACCATGGCTGTCTTGGAAGATTATTGCCAGACACGCGATAAAACCGAGGAGAAAGCCGTTACCAAAGCGGTCGGATTTATCGTAAGCGCCCAGAACACCCAGGGCGGCTGGGGGTATCAATCAGCTAACGGGGTTAACGACACTTCGATAACTGTCTGGCAGATATTCGCTTTGAAACTTGCCCAAACGCTTGATATCGGGAATACCTCTTCGGCTTTAAAAAGGGCAAGCCAATGGCTTGCTTCAGTCACCAACGAAGACGGTTATGTCGGCTACCGCAAGACGAATAATTATCCCAACGGCCCTTATGCCCTGACTGCGGCTGGAATGTTTTCCCAGTTGTTTATCGGCTGGGATAAAAACGACGACCTGATTGAAAAGCAATCTAAAATATTGGCAACCCAACTGCCTAAAATGCATCCGGTAACCCAGGCCATCGATAATGATTATTATTACTGGTATTTCGGCACGCTGGCGATGTGCAAAAAAGGCGGCAAAGAATGGCAGAACTGGAACAAACACCTCAAGGAAACGCTCGTCAAAGCGCAGGAAACCAATAACACCGCCGGCGCAGGCTCTTGGGCTCCTGAAGACCGCTGGAGCGCTTACGGCGGCAGGCTTTATACCACCGCCATGGCAATACTTACCCTTCAAACGTATTACCGCTATTCGAATATATAA
- a CDS encoding terpene cyclase/mutase family protein, which yields MDTPFKYAAIFVLLVIVLGSTAAFLMSEEKSDAPDDSGDSFDLNSRISIAVDKGLKFLASRQSKTGLLGSQYQVFVTSVAGLAFLASGNLPGEGKYGTNIHAARRYIVNSTTKVGYVCEDERSGGASRMHGHGFATWFLAELYGTSRQSGIEVEEEVKTILKKAIDVIESSQSNEGGWYYTPQKGGDEGSITVCIVQALRAARNIGLNVNKQVIDRGVDYLKKSANPDGSFKYSLGSGGGGTFPLASGGVSSLCLYGLYDAPETLKGLEYMMKHKPGTPNNWSSYPYYSNFYATLAMFLAGEKYWNEWFPLEAKMLLEKQEENGSWPNGEGGSPEYSTALACLTLQIPLQYLPLFHK from the coding sequence ATGGATACGCCTTTCAAATACGCAGCTATATTCGTATTATTAGTAATTGTCTTGGGGTCCACTGCTGCCTTCCTGATGAGCGAAGAGAAAAGCGATGCGCCGGACGACTCCGGCGATTCATTCGACCTGAACTCACGCATAAGCATCGCCGTTGACAAGGGATTAAAGTTCCTTGCTTCCAGGCAATCCAAAACAGGGCTGCTGGGCTCACAGTATCAGGTATTTGTGACCAGCGTTGCCGGATTGGCTTTCCTGGCCAGCGGAAATCTCCCCGGCGAAGGCAAATACGGCACTAATATTCATGCCGCCCGCCGTTATATCGTCAATTCGACCACCAAAGTCGGTTACGTCTGCGAAGACGAAAGAAGCGGCGGCGCTTCCCGCATGCACGGGCATGGCTTTGCCACCTGGTTCCTAGCCGAGCTTTACGGAACCAGCCGCCAGAGCGGGATAGAGGTGGAAGAAGAAGTTAAAACTATTCTCAAAAAAGCTATTGATGTCATTGAATCCAGCCAGAGCAACGAAGGCGGCTGGTATTATACCCCGCAAAAAGGCGGTGATGAAGGAAGCATTACGGTCTGCATCGTCCAGGCATTGCGCGCCGCGCGCAATATCGGCTTAAATGTAAACAAACAGGTCATAGACCGCGGTGTCGATTACCTTAAAAAAAGCGCAAATCCTGACGGCAGTTTTAAATACTCCTTAGGCAGCGGCGGAGGCGGAACATTTCCGTTGGCCTCCGGGGGCGTTTCTTCCTTATGCCTATACGGGCTATATGATGCACCCGAAACCCTGAAAGGGCTGGAATACATGATGAAGCATAAACCGGGTACCCCAAATAACTGGAGCTCTTATCCATACTACTCTAATTTTTACGCCACGCTGGCGATGTTCCTGGCAGGCGAAAAATACTGGAATGAATGGTTCCCCCTGGAAGCCAAAATGCTCCTGGAAAAACAAGAAGAAAACGGCTCATGGCCCAATGGCGAAGGCGGCTCTCCGGAGTATTCCACCGCCCTTGCCTGCCTGACATTGCAGATACCCTTGCAATATTTGCCACTCTTTCATAAATAA
- a CDS encoding RHS repeat-associated core domain-containing protein encodes MKQSKLLGIALSIIVLIGVVSSFVFARQYDPRTGRFNRRDPIEYDGGVNLYTYVENNPVNYTDPYGKWKFEVKGEQVVAISTKGDVNSLMMLAILLNKSLTPEDMARDSLNAEYEIGSEIVVCCDVCSLLPKMKEMSEWLSYMKGLYQKMDALGADEKPKTADDVDKKIDEWVKKGKNIDAAKAGTSRTEGSVRLGEVYVQPYDNPLIVQMQREHEEYHLRPNWDFIIEVVKKTGAKKAELDNPTFLRDYHIMDEIETYETSIKYTNELINKIEDICLKKNK; translated from the coding sequence ATGAAACAATCCAAATTACTCGGCATAGCCTTAAGTATAATAGTATTAATCGGAGTGGTATCATCCTTTGTGTTTGCCCGTCAGTATGACCCAAGAACCGGACGTTTTAACCGGCGCGACCCAATTGAATATGACGGTGGGGTGAATTTATATACCTATGTTGAAAATAATCCGGTTAATTATACAGACCCTTATGGGAAATGGAAATTCGAGGTAAAGGGAGAACAGGTTGTAGCTATTTCAACAAAAGGCGATGTTAATAGCTTGATGATGCTAGCAATATTGTTAAACAAATCTCTTACCCCCGAAGATATGGCTAGAGATTCTTTGAATGCTGAGTATGAAATTGGAAGTGAGATCGTTGTTTGTTGCGATGTCTGTTCTCTGCTGCCTAAAATGAAAGAAATGTCGGAATGGCTATCTTATATGAAAGGGCTCTATCAAAAAATGGACGCTTTAGGGGCGGACGAAAAACCGAAAACTGCTGATGATGTAGACAAAAAAATAGACGAATGGGTTAAGAAAGGAAAAAATATAGATGCGGCGAAAGCAGGAACTTCCCGAACAGAAGGTAGCGTGCGTTTAGGCGAAGTATATGTTCAACCATATGATAATCCGCTTATCGTTCAGATGCAACGTGAACACGAAGAGTATCATTTAAGGCCAAATTGGGATTTTATAATTGAAGTGGTAAAAAAGACAGGTGCGAAAAAAGCTGAACTAGATAATCCCACGTTTCTGCGCGATTACCATATTATGGATGAAATTGAAACATATGAGACCTCAATTAAATATACTAATGAACTAATAAATAAAATCGAAGATATTTGTTTGAAGAAAAACAAATAA
- a CDS encoding tetratricopeptide repeat protein: MAINNTVKQPNPSAKPKRFLRVTFGILFIIILITALIFFAFPASAQSELDKMLAGPDNEIDLARAALLVAQEVYPNIDIDSYIKRIDGMADKVRYIIMAGRGNAFDPDYRIRAINTLFFYEEKYEYDTADFFGRQVSNCFLNGIMDTKKGACFTMPLLYLCLTDRLGFPIYGVNIPDHFTIRYDDGKYRTNIETTCKGGVAGDDAYIDICYITDKEIKSGAFLRNLSKKEVVSNMIESRGNYYLRAEDYERAIRDLEKVVKINPTNAEAFLNLSNIYKNHKKDLKISDQYFAKAQSLGYNFGRRKTDYDLKYIESVIQIAKEQGIDTKEIEAARDKEAKRLAELKRRTGR; this comes from the coding sequence ATGGCGATAAATAATACGGTAAAACAACCCAATCCTTCCGCTAAACCCAAACGTTTCTTAAGAGTTACTTTCGGCATCCTTTTTATTATAATTCTCATTACCGCACTCATATTCTTTGCTTTTCCCGCATCCGCCCAATCCGAACTGGATAAGATGCTTGCCGGGCCGGATAACGAGATAGACCTCGCCCGCGCCGCCTTGCTCGTTGCACAGGAAGTTTATCCTAATATAGACATTGACTCTTATATTAAACGTATTGACGGCATGGCTGATAAAGTTCGCTATATCATAATGGCGGGCAGGGGTAATGCCTTTGACCCCGACTATCGGATAAGAGCCATAAACACCCTTTTCTTTTATGAAGAAAAATATGAATACGATACGGCGGATTTCTTCGGGAGGCAAGTTTCTAATTGTTTTCTAAATGGCATCATGGATACCAAAAAAGGCGCCTGCTTCACTATGCCCTTGTTATACCTTTGCTTGACTGACAGATTGGGATTCCCGATTTATGGCGTTAATATTCCCGACCATTTTACCATTAGATATGACGATGGCAAATATCGCACTAATATTGAAACCACCTGCAAGGGAGGCGTAGCCGGCGATGATGCCTATATAGATATTTGTTATATAACGGACAAAGAAATTAAATCCGGGGCTTTTCTGAGAAATCTATCTAAAAAAGAAGTTGTTTCAAATATGATTGAATCGCGAGGGAATTATTACTTAAGGGCAGAAGATTATGAAAGGGCTATCAGGGATTTAGAAAAGGTAGTTAAGATAAATCCGACTAACGCCGAGGCGTTTCTTAATCTTTCAAATATTTATAAGAACCATAAGAAAGACTTAAAAATCAGCGACCAATATTTCGCCAAAGCTCAATCGTTAGGGTATAATTTTGGCCGGCGAAAAACTGATTACGACTTAAAATATATTGAAAGTGTTATACAAATAGCCAAAGAACAAGGCATCGACACCAAAGAAATAGAGGCGGCTCGTGATAAAGAAGCAAAACGATTAGCCGAGTTAAAAAGGCGTACTGGGAGGTGA
- a CDS encoding methionyl-tRNA formyltransferase, translated as MQILFAGTAPFAVPILEKLIVSKNHVILGVVTQPDRCQGRGLNIIPSPVKKLISKYHYPVYQPEDINDASFTQTLRKLNPEAVILAAYGQKISNTLLNIPPYGWINIHPSLLPKYRGAAPVAHAVLNSETLTGVTIMKMVSKMDAGPIMAQQSLMVKPEETTAELEQRLAGLGGELLLNTLAKLEKGEIETKSQFEEGVTLAPCMTKKEGLINWAQSAFKVYNHIRAMQPWPGAYTFYQRPGHKSIQVNLIRASLGLKESFNEPPGTIIAATKARLLVNTSDGAIHIEELKPAGKNAMSASDFINGYRVKKGDFFGNH; from the coding sequence ATGCAAATACTTTTCGCCGGAACAGCGCCTTTTGCCGTGCCGATCCTGGAAAAACTGATTGTCAGTAAAAACCACGTGATACTCGGCGTGGTCACCCAGCCGGACCGCTGCCAGGGACGAGGATTGAATATCATACCTTCCCCGGTAAAAAAATTAATCTCAAAATATCATTACCCTGTCTACCAGCCTGAAGACATAAACGATGCCTCTTTTACCCAGACTTTAAGAAAGCTAAACCCGGAAGCGGTTATCCTGGCGGCTTACGGGCAGAAGATATCCAACACGCTTCTTAACATTCCTCCTTATGGATGGATCAATATCCACCCGTCACTTTTACCCAAATACCGGGGAGCCGCACCGGTTGCCCATGCCGTCTTAAACAGTGAAACGCTGACCGGTGTTACCATCATGAAAATGGTCTCTAAAATGGATGCCGGACCGATAATGGCCCAGCAATCGCTCATGGTAAAACCTGAAGAAACCACGGCCGAACTGGAGCAACGCCTGGCCGGGTTAGGCGGTGAACTGCTACTCAACACCCTTGCCAAACTGGAAAAGGGCGAAATAGAAACCAAGTCGCAGTTTGAAGAAGGAGTAACGCTCGCTCCGTGCATGACCAAAAAAGAAGGCCTTATCAACTGGGCACAATCGGCATTTAAAGTTTATAACCATATCCGCGCCATGCAACCATGGCCCGGTGCATATACATTTTACCAACGCCCCGGCCATAAATCCATCCAGGTAAACCTTATCCGGGCAAGCCTGGGGCTGAAAGAAAGCTTTAACGAACCGCCCGGCACGATTATCGCCGCCACCAAAGCACGGCTTCTGGTAAACACCTCGGATGGGGCGATACATATTGAAGAATTGAAACCGGCCGGAAAAAACGCCATGTCCGCCTCGGATTTTATCAACGGTTACCGCGTCAAGAAAGGAGATTTCTTTGGGAATCACTGA
- a CDS encoding DUF116 domain-containing protein, with protein sequence MGITDPLFIGLNRLRLNKLKKKKVAPEKLLILFSYCLQNSECPQKIVASLSNCKRCGKCTVKNILELGEKYRVRCVVASGGGMALEKVKASGAQVIIAIACEKELKLGIKGVFPKPVEAIPNKRPKGPCKDCEVDPEKIELALCSLCKQEE encoded by the coding sequence TTGGGAATCACTGACCCCTTGTTTATCGGATTGAACCGGCTCCGCCTGAACAAGCTAAAGAAAAAGAAAGTCGCCCCGGAAAAGCTCCTCATCCTTTTCTCCTACTGCCTGCAGAATTCGGAATGCCCGCAGAAAATCGTGGCGAGCCTTTCCAACTGCAAACGATGCGGCAAATGCACGGTGAAAAACATCCTTGAATTGGGGGAAAAATACCGCGTCCGCTGTGTCGTGGCAAGCGGAGGGGGAATGGCCCTGGAAAAAGTAAAGGCCTCCGGCGCCCAGGTTATTATCGCCATCGCCTGCGAAAAAGAACTGAAGCTGGGCATCAAAGGCGTCTTCCCCAAGCCGGTCGAAGCCATTCCCAACAAGCGCCCCAAAGGGCCCTGCAAAGATTGCGAAGTAGACCCGGAAAAAATAGAATTGGCCCTGTGCTCACTTTGCAAGCAGGAAGAATAA